A genome region from Bombilactobacillus bombi includes the following:
- a CDS encoding ABC transporter ATP-binding protein has protein sequence MAKNTTYVEFKNVTKIYNKTKIPAVSDINLTIPQGAFCCLIGTSGSGKTTLMRMINRMNPITKGSVYLNGQNVKQLNPVNLRRHIGYVIQNNGLMPHMTIKDNITIVPKLLKWPAAKIEHKVQELIELAEFPEEFLNRYPAELSGGQQQRVGVIRALAADQDLILMDEPFGALDPITRETLQEFVKKLQSKLGKTIIFVTHDMDEALKLATQIVIMHEGKIIQVGTPDDILHHPANKFVEDLLGEDRLEEARHDTVKVGEIMLTNPVKINIGATLTEALTLMKKRHVDTLLVTDDAQHLKGYISVGKLDKRYRHVNSVSDILDTNIATLHPDSYLRDYASKILQGNMTYVPVVDHHQKLVGIVTRSALVNLVYDTIWGHDTTEQEGDESHE, from the coding sequence ATGGCGAAAAATACAACTTATGTTGAATTTAAAAATGTGACTAAAATTTATAACAAAACCAAAATTCCTGCTGTAAGTGATATTAATTTAACTATTCCCCAAGGAGCATTTTGCTGTTTAATAGGAACTTCTGGTTCTGGCAAGACAACTTTAATGCGGATGATTAATCGAATGAATCCCATTACTAAAGGCAGTGTGTACCTTAATGGACAAAATGTTAAGCAATTAAATCCAGTCAATTTACGGCGGCATATCGGTTACGTTATTCAAAATAATGGTCTTATGCCTCATATGACAATCAAAGACAATATTACTATTGTCCCCAAATTGCTAAAATGGCCTGCCGCAAAAATCGAGCATAAAGTACAAGAATTAATTGAATTAGCTGAATTTCCAGAAGAATTTTTAAATCGTTATCCCGCAGAACTTTCTGGTGGACAGCAGCAACGTGTCGGAGTTATTCGTGCCTTGGCTGCAGATCAAGATTTAATTTTAATGGATGAACCCTTTGGGGCTTTGGATCCAATTACTCGTGAAACTTTGCAAGAATTTGTGAAAAAATTACAAAGCAAACTAGGTAAAACTATTATCTTCGTAACTCATGATATGGATGAAGCCTTAAAATTAGCTACTCAAATCGTAATTATGCATGAAGGTAAAATTATTCAAGTCGGCACACCTGATGATATTTTGCATCACCCTGCTAATAAATTTGTAGAAGATTTGTTAGGTGAAGATCGCTTAGAAGAAGCGCGCCACGACACAGTTAAAGTTGGTGAAATTATGCTTACTAATCCAGTTAAAATTAACATAGGAGCAACTTTAACTGAAGCTTTAACCCTTATGAAAAAACGTCATGTCGATACCTTATTAGTAACCGATGATGCACAACATCTCAAAGGTTATATTAGCGTTGGTAAATTAGATAAACGCTATCGGCATGTTAATAGTGTCAGTGATATTTTAGATACCAATATCGCGACATTACATCCTGATTCTTACTTGCGTGATTACGCCAGCAAAATTCTGCAAGGCAATATGACCTATGTTCCAGTAGTCGATCACCACCAAAAGTTAGTAGGGATTGTAACTCGTTCTGCATTAGTTAACTTAGTCTATGACACTATTTGGGGACATGATACTACTGAACAGGAGGGTGATGAGAGTCATGAGTAA
- a CDS encoding TerC family protein has protein sequence MNFIINLYKPFFDLHNWQTVITSPNDWLLILSLVIMECLLSVDNSIVLAAQAHTLTQKKEQEEALFYGIWGAFIFRFLVIGIGTYLIELWWIKILGALYLIYMALHFFYEKLTHKKKHFKMFRIKGLSPVWQVVVSIEFTDIMFSLDSVLTLIAISNNPVIILIGSIVGIIAMRGVAEAIMGLMNKIPELEPMAYALIFFIAIKLFLTIPAINIEIPNSIFTLVLVIAFVITFIIHFWRRSHRP, from the coding sequence GTGAATTTTATAATTAATCTTTATAAACCTTTTTTTGATCTTCATAATTGGCAAACGGTAATTACTTCCCCCAATGACTGGTTGTTAATATTATCTTTAGTAATTATGGAATGTCTGCTGTCAGTAGATAATTCAATTGTTTTAGCAGCACAGGCCCACACTTTAACGCAGAAGAAAGAACAAGAAGAAGCACTTTTTTATGGTATTTGGGGAGCTTTCATTTTCCGATTTTTAGTGATTGGAATTGGAACTTATTTAATTGAATTATGGTGGATTAAGATTTTAGGAGCGCTTTATCTAATCTATATGGCGCTGCATTTTTTCTACGAAAAATTAACCCATAAAAAAAAGCACTTCAAAATGTTTCGGATTAAGGGCTTGTCTCCTGTTTGGCAAGTTGTAGTTTCTATCGAATTTACTGACATTATGTTCTCCTTAGATTCGGTTTTAACACTGATTGCCATTTCTAATAATCCGGTGATTATTTTGATTGGTAGTATTGTTGGTATTATTGCAATGAGAGGCGTTGCTGAAGCAATCATGGGCTTAATGAATAAAATTCCAGAATTAGAACCTATGGCATATGCATTGATTTTCTTTATTGCTATTAAGCTTTTCTTAACAATCCCTGCTATCAATATTGAAATACCTAATAGTATCTTTACTTTGGTTTTGGTAATTGCTTTTGTCATTACCTTTATTATCCATTTTTGGCGGCGGAGTCATCGACCCTAG
- the thiT gene encoding energy-coupled thiamine transporter ThiT, with product MGKNKLAVTVEGAIIVALAMALTYIPHSLGISSIEFQYGIIPLIIYAWRRGFSAGVTAGVVWGLLDLILRGMSKGSVINPWQGILEYPVAFGVLGLAGLWAQQIQHHLKNNQQVYWPMLLSGMVAVCAKYLLHFFAGGIVWAAYAPKTLNPWVYSLIINGGSALANIIMVAIVLVLLRQVMGKLVITR from the coding sequence ATGGGTAAAAATAAATTAGCAGTAACGGTAGAAGGTGCAATAATTGTTGCTTTAGCAATGGCTTTAACTTATATTCCTCATAGTTTAGGAATATCTTCTATTGAATTCCAATATGGAATTATTCCGTTAATTATTTATGCTTGGCGGCGTGGATTTAGTGCCGGAGTAACGGCCGGTGTAGTTTGGGGATTGCTAGATCTAATTTTAAGAGGGATGAGCAAAGGCTCAGTAATTAATCCTTGGCAAGGCATTTTAGAATACCCTGTTGCATTTGGTGTTTTAGGTTTAGCAGGTTTATGGGCACAACAAATCCAACATCATTTAAAAAATAATCAACAAGTTTATTGGCCAATGTTGCTTAGCGGAATGGTTGCTGTTTGCGCTAAATATTTGCTTCATTTTTTTGCTGGTGGAATTGTGTGGGCTGCATATGCTCCTAAAACTTTAAATCCCTGGGTTTATTCACTGATTATTAATGGAGGCAGCGCTCTAGCTAATATAATTATGGTGGCAATAGTTTTAGTTTTATTGAGACAAGTAATGGGAAAATTAGTTATTACCCGCTGA
- a CDS encoding lipoate--protein ligase — MYYVVMNSNDIRDNLATEQYLMNYKNFDEPLVLFYIEGPCIIVGRNQNTIEELNNEYVREHNIVVTRRLSGGGAVYQDLGNLCFSFVVDAADEKFGDFKKIVQPIVDALHKLGATGAEVSGRNDILVDGKKFSGNAMYTKNGKTFSHGTLSYDVDLDVLTKALHVNKDKIQSKGIKSIRSRVTNVRPYLAEKYQSLTTEQFRDVLLLSLFNAENIDEIKEHEYQVTAEDQKEIDKIKEQYYYNWEWVYGHSPEFTVKKRKHFDMGTIDARFQVQHGKISAARFYGDFFGPQDVSELEQKLIGINYDYDSLKQVFADNDLNNYFTGIEPADILQLVEP; from the coding sequence GTGTATTATGTTGTAATGAATTCCAATGATATTCGTGACAATTTAGCGACAGAGCAATATCTCATGAACTATAAAAATTTTGATGAACCTTTAGTGTTGTTTTATATTGAGGGGCCTTGCATTATTGTTGGGCGTAATCAAAATACTATTGAAGAATTAAATAATGAATATGTTCGGGAGCATAATATAGTTGTTACACGGAGATTATCCGGTGGCGGCGCTGTTTACCAAGATTTAGGCAATTTGTGTTTTAGCTTTGTGGTAGATGCCGCTGATGAGAAATTTGGTGATTTCAAAAAAATTGTTCAACCAATTGTTGATGCACTACACAAGTTAGGCGCAACAGGAGCAGAAGTTTCTGGTCGTAATGATATTTTAGTTGATGGCAAAAAATTCTCGGGCAATGCGATGTATACCAAAAATGGCAAAACCTTCTCTCATGGAACTTTATCCTATGATGTTGATTTAGATGTTTTGACTAAAGCTTTACATGTTAATAAAGATAAGATTCAATCTAAAGGTATTAAATCTATCCGTAGTCGGGTAACTAATGTACGTCCATATTTAGCAGAAAAATATCAAAGCTTAACAACAGAACAATTTCGCGATGTATTATTGTTGAGCTTGTTTAATGCTGAGAATATTGATGAAATTAAAGAACATGAATATCAGGTAACTGCTGAGGATCAAAAGGAAATCGATAAAATTAAAGAACAATATTATTACAACTGGGAATGGGTTTATGGTCACTCTCCAGAGTTTACTGTTAAAAAACGGAAACATTTTGATATGGGAACAATTGATGCACGTTTCCAAGTGCAACATGGCAAGATTAGTGCTGCACGTTTTTATGGAGATTTCTTTGGTCCGCAGGATGTCAGTGAATTAGAGCAAAAATTAATTGGAATTAATTATGATTATGATAGTTTGAAACAAGTTTTTGCAGATAATGACTTGAATAATTACTTTACAGGAATTGAACCAGCTGATATTTTACAATTAGTGGAACCTTAA
- the tnpA gene encoding IS200/IS605 family transposase: MSKDNNSLAHTRWNCKYHIVFTPKYRRKVIYGKLRQDIGHILRRLCELKEVEIIEAHAMPDHIHMLVKIPPKISVASFMGYLKGRSAVIIHERHANLKYKYGNRSFWARGYYASTVGLNQKTIEKYIREQEAEDRLQDTISKREYLDPFKKH; this comes from the coding sequence TTGTCTAAAGACAATAATAGCTTAGCACATACACGCTGGAATTGTAAATATCACATCGTATTTACACCTAAATACCGAAGGAAAGTAATTTATGGGAAATTGAGACAAGATATCGGTCACATTTTGCGACGCTTATGCGAACTTAAAGAAGTAGAAATCATTGAAGCTCATGCAATGCCAGACCATATTCATATGCTGGTTAAGATTCCTCCAAAAATCAGTGTTGCCAGTTTTATGGGATATCTAAAAGGCAGAAGTGCTGTCATTATCCATGAGCGGCATGCGAATCTGAAATATAAATATGGCAATCGCAGTTTTTGGGCTAGAGGATATTATGCCAGTACCGTCGGGTTAAATCAAAAAACGATTGAAAAATATATTCGAGAACAGGAAGCAGAAGATCGCTTACAAGATACGATTAGTAAAAGAGAATATCTAGATCCCTTTAAGAAACATTAA
- a CDS encoding NAD(P)-dependent oxidoreductase produces the protein MTFKIAAYGVRENEIDYFKNLNKYNYELKLIPELLTHENIDTAQGMDAVLLRANCVADADNLNQLKDWGIKYVFTRTVGYNHIDLTAAHANNQVVARVPSYSPHAVADLAFSLGLTLQRHISLATYNSQQKDFQVKTEEFSQEIHDLTVGIIGTGRIGVTEAQNYQALGAQVLGYDVFQSDAAKEVVEFVDQEELFQQADIVSLHVPYFPGKNDRFVNAELISLMKPTAVLINTARAEIVDVKAVIQALQNQKLGGFATDVIDNEKDYLGKKINQINDPNLQALIDLYPRAIITPHIGSYTKEALRDMITISYDNFNDVLTTGTTKNLVEE, from the coding sequence ATGACTTTTAAAATCGCAGCATATGGTGTTCGCGAAAATGAGATTGATTATTTTAAAAATTTGAACAAATATAATTATGAATTAAAATTAATCCCTGAGTTATTGACTCATGAAAACATTGATACTGCTCAAGGAATGGATGCAGTTTTGTTACGTGCTAATTGCGTAGCTGATGCTGATAATTTAAACCAATTAAAAGATTGGGGTATTAAATATGTCTTTACCCGAACTGTTGGCTATAATCATATTGATTTAACTGCAGCTCATGCCAACAATCAAGTAGTAGCTCGAGTACCGTCATATTCTCCCCATGCTGTAGCAGATTTGGCTTTTAGTCTGGGACTAACCTTACAACGCCATATTAGTTTAGCTACTTATAATAGTCAGCAAAAAGATTTTCAAGTTAAAACTGAAGAGTTTAGTCAAGAAATTCATGATTTAACAGTTGGTATTATTGGTACAGGCCGTATTGGTGTAACTGAAGCCCAGAACTATCAAGCTTTAGGAGCTCAGGTGCTAGGTTATGATGTTTTCCAATCAGATGCCGCTAAAGAAGTTGTTGAATTTGTAGACCAAGAAGAACTTTTTCAACAAGCTGATATTGTTTCTTTGCATGTTCCTTATTTCCCAGGTAAAAATGATCGATTTGTCAATGCAGAATTAATTTCTTTGATGAAACCAACAGCTGTTCTTATTAATACCGCTCGTGCTGAAATCGTAGATGTTAAGGCCGTAATACAAGCTTTACAAAATCAAAAACTAGGTGGATTTGCCACTGATGTTATTGATAATGAAAAGGATTATTTAGGCAAAAAAATTAACCAAATCAATGATCCTAATTTGCAAGCTTTGATTGATCTTTATCCTCGAGCAATCATTACACCTCACATTGGCTCTTACACCAAAGAAGCTTTACGTGACATGATTACTATTAGTTATGATAATTTCAATGATGTTTTAACTACAGGTACTACTAAGAACTTAGTAGAAGAATAA
- a CDS encoding AEC family transporter, whose protein sequence is MNLAKVLQKTFTNMDIISAISSTLLIILLGFILRKKGIFDGKFGKMMTKVVLSVSLPALAFNSFMVPIDEKTLQHGINVLIFGIIIYIVLILVTPLLYLNYSDRDKRTVLSVLTTFGSTTFFGIPIVSAIYGPKGTMYASIFNIGYRIFLYSYAYIVMSGLKMDKKNVKQMFLNPVVLATFLGLILWIIQPYMPQIGGIDPTTKAAVNVAFYRIDVTAPWLFKPLTYLASLSSPLAWLAIGSTLGEISIKDAARNKTSWYYTFMKTVIVPLITFVLLFVLKITNIMPVDLVALATMIIMMATPTAAVVSSYAIGFDREAVMTSNASFLSTLGAVIMIPIWIVIISIVGSAGIF, encoded by the coding sequence ATGAATTTAGCGAAAGTTTTACAAAAAACTTTCACCAATATGGACATAATAAGTGCTATTTCGTCTACTTTGTTAATTATTTTACTTGGGTTTATCCTACGAAAAAAGGGAATCTTTGATGGAAAATTTGGCAAAATGATGACTAAAGTAGTACTATCTGTCTCATTGCCAGCTTTAGCGTTTAATTCATTTATGGTTCCCATCGATGAAAAAACACTGCAGCATGGTATTAATGTTTTAATTTTTGGAATTATCATTTATATTGTTTTAATTTTAGTAACCCCGTTACTATATTTGAATTATTCAGATCGTGATAAACGAACTGTTTTAAGTGTTTTAACCACTTTTGGTTCAACAACATTTTTTGGTATTCCGATTGTCTCTGCTATTTATGGACCCAAAGGAACAATGTATGCTTCAATTTTTAATATTGGATATCGTATTTTCTTATATTCATACGCTTATATTGTCATGAGCGGTTTAAAAATGGATAAAAAGAACGTCAAACAAATGTTTTTAAACCCCGTAGTATTGGCTACTTTTTTAGGTTTAATTCTTTGGATTATCCAGCCTTATATGCCTCAAATTGGCGGTATTGATCCCACTACCAAAGCAGCTGTTAATGTAGCATTTTATCGTATTGATGTCACTGCACCGTGGCTGTTCAAACCATTAACATACTTGGCCAGTTTATCATCTCCACTTGCTTGGTTAGCTATTGGTTCAACCTTAGGTGAGATCAGTATTAAAGATGCTGCTAGAAACAAAACTTCTTGGTACTATACCTTTATGAAGACTGTTATCGTACCGCTAATTACCTTTGTATTGTTATTTGTACTAAAAATCACCAACATTATGCCTGTTGACTTAGTTGCTTTAGCGACCATGATTATTATGATGGCTACTCCAACAGCCGCAGTTGTTTCTTCTTATGCGATTGGATTTGACCGTGAAGCCGTCATGACATCTAACGCCTCATTCTTATCAACTTTAGGGGCAGTGATTATGATTCCAATCTGGATTGTAATTATTTCAATTGTCGGATCTGCTGGTATTTTCTAA
- a CDS encoding GntR family transcriptional regulator — protein MEIENILRKRIKDGVYPPGSPFPQQNKLALEFNTSRVTIRKALEHLIKTGLVYTQRGSGTFVRADAQIMTQFNANIDQYVGTTKLLGKNHNINSKIISFGFHYPDKLDMQYLNLKSHDMIYDIHRLRIVDNESYALEYTKMPVKVIPGIDENVLKESIYEYIERQLHQKIGAAYRKISAAKPSNDDKKYLDCKIDDPVLKVKQVVFLGNDIPFELSETHHRYDKENIMVYLTGHD, from the coding sequence TTGGAAATTGAAAATATCCTTAGAAAAAGAATAAAGGATGGTGTTTATCCCCCTGGTTCTCCTTTTCCTCAGCAAAATAAATTAGCTTTGGAGTTCAACACTAGTCGTGTCACTATTCGCAAAGCTTTAGAGCATCTAATTAAAACTGGTTTAGTCTATACACAACGTGGTTCTGGAACATTTGTTCGCGCTGATGCACAAATAATGACCCAGTTTAATGCCAATATTGATCAATATGTTGGAACAACTAAACTATTGGGTAAAAATCATAATATTAATAGTAAAATTATTAGCTTTGGCTTTCATTACCCTGATAAACTCGATATGCAATATTTAAATTTAAAAAGTCACGATATGATTTACGATATTCATAGATTAAGAATAGTTGATAATGAATCTTATGCATTAGAGTATACGAAAATGCCTGTCAAAGTTATTCCAGGTATTGATGAAAATGTTCTAAAAGAATCTATCTATGAATACATAGAAAGACAACTTCATCAAAAAATTGGTGCTGCTTATAGGAAAATCAGTGCCGCTAAACCCAGTAATGATGACAAAAAGTATTTAGATTGTAAAATTGATGATCCAGTTTTAAAAGTAAAGCAAGTAGTATTTTTAGGAAATGATATTCCTTTTGAATTATCCGAAACCCACCACCGCTATGACAAAGAAAATATAATGGTTTATCTAACTGGACATGATTAA
- a CDS encoding glycoside hydrolase family 1 protein has translation MTVLKSDFFWGNSTSSMQTEGAINEGGKGQSVYDVRPSTKNASDWKVAIDEYHRYPEDISLMKDLGMNFYRFQISWSRVQPKGEGEFNPEGIKFYHDLIDELLANNIQPMICLYHFDMPLYQAQQYNGFISKKVINHFVTYGKKMIEEFGNQVKYWITFNEQNLYSTREAFNCSGYLTGEQSVHDLYQIQHNIVLAHARITNYIHQNYPNLLIGGMEAFQEMYPATSNPQDVAAVRKCKEFNDYNLLRIFTEGQYSDEVVAFMKQNYLADILQVDELAEIAQTRSDFISFSYYATSCIDSSKIPVGTIPNDYSYLGQAHNHYLATNEWNWQIDSQGFYGVLMDLYNRTHLPIFPIENGIGVRENWDGQHPINDTYRIQYHRHHLQALKNAVADGANVIGYLGWGLIDIPSSQGNMDKRYGVVYVNRSNHDLKDLKRIPKQSYYWLQRVIKSNGESLY, from the coding sequence ATGACAGTATTAAAATCTGATTTTTTCTGGGGTAATTCTACTTCCAGTATGCAAACGGAAGGAGCAATCAATGAAGGTGGAAAAGGTCAATCAGTGTATGATGTGCGACCATCTACAAAGAATGCATCTGATTGGAAAGTAGCAATTGATGAATATCATCGCTATCCAGAAGATATTTCCTTGATGAAAGATTTAGGTATGAATTTTTATCGATTTCAAATTTCTTGGAGTCGTGTGCAGCCTAAAGGTGAGGGTGAATTTAATCCTGAAGGAATTAAATTTTATCATGATTTGATTGATGAACTGTTAGCTAACAATATTCAGCCCATGATTTGTCTATATCATTTTGATATGCCGCTTTATCAAGCTCAACAATATAACGGTTTTATCAGTAAAAAGGTTATTAACCATTTTGTGACATATGGTAAAAAAATGATTGAGGAATTTGGTAATCAAGTCAAATATTGGATTACTTTTAATGAACAAAACTTGTACAGTACGCGCGAAGCCTTTAATTGTAGTGGGTACTTAACTGGTGAACAGTCAGTACATGATCTTTATCAAATTCAACATAATATTGTATTGGCACATGCACGGATTACAAATTATATTCATCAAAATTATCCTAATTTGTTAATTGGCGGAATGGAAGCGTTTCAGGAGATGTATCCAGCTACATCTAATCCGCAAGATGTTGCAGCAGTTCGTAAATGTAAAGAATTTAATGACTATAACTTATTGCGAATATTTACTGAAGGTCAATATTCTGATGAAGTTGTAGCCTTTATGAAGCAAAACTATCTAGCTGATATCTTACAAGTAGATGAATTAGCTGAAATTGCCCAAACTCGTAGCGATTTTATTAGTTTTAGTTACTATGCTACATCTTGTATTGATAGCAGTAAGATTCCTGTAGGGACAATTCCTAATGATTATAGCTACTTGGGACAAGCACATAATCATTATTTAGCAACTAATGAATGGAATTGGCAAATTGACTCTCAAGGGTTTTATGGTGTTTTAATGGATCTTTATAATCGGACACATTTACCAATTTTTCCAATTGAAAATGGTATTGGTGTACGTGAGAACTGGGATGGTCAACATCCAATTAATGACACTTATCGAATTCAATATCATCGCCATCATCTGCAAGCTCTCAAAAATGCAGTAGCTGATGGAGCTAATGTTATCGGGTATTTAGGTTGGGGTTTAATTGATATACCTAGTTCACAAGGAAATATGGACAAACGTTATGGTGTAGTTTATGTAAACCGCTCTAATCATGATTTAAAAGATTTAAAGCGAATACCTAAGCAAAGTTATTACTGGCTCCAACGTGTAATTAAATCTAATGGAGAAAGTTTATATTGA
- a CDS encoding PTS sugar transporter subunit IIC, which yields MATLTKSRGKKFFDKFTAVSVKIGNEIHLRSLRDSFAVIMPLFILAGLGVLMNNVLFPQFVHGQNLTNLQLWGNNITNGTLNIAGLALAPVIGYTLAINKQFKNGILSAVIALASLIIMMPSSIKLTTLKGAKNTLVTGGLSYTNLGTTGMFSGIIIGLVATELFIWFSKMKHLKIHLGENIPPAVAASFNDLIPAIFTLSIFALISTLLVIYGNTNLIDLITNLIQEPLRKFNTSLPGMLFIYSVGNFLFTLGIHQTVINGTLLDPVLLINMNKNMAAYAAHKHIPYILTYTFRDVFGMVGGTGCTLCLLIAIFLFSKMKSSKDIASLAVAPGLFNINEPVIFGYPIVFNIPMMIPFVLMPVVGDLIAYFFTSIGWMNRVVVMVPWTTPPLLNAYLCTAGDWRAVLVQLLIIVIGVIFYIPFMFMSEKVMQKTAQLQQ from the coding sequence ATGGCTACTCTAACTAAGAGTCGTGGGAAAAAATTTTTTGATAAATTTACTGCTGTATCTGTAAAGATTGGTAATGAAATACACTTGCGTTCTTTACGTGATTCATTTGCTGTTATTATGCCCTTGTTTATTTTAGCTGGCTTAGGAGTATTAATGAATAATGTGCTTTTCCCACAATTTGTTCATGGACAAAATTTAACTAACTTGCAATTATGGGGAAATAATATTACTAACGGAACTCTAAATATCGCAGGATTAGCTTTGGCTCCTGTAATTGGCTATACTTTAGCGATTAATAAACAATTTAAGAATGGAATACTTTCAGCAGTTATAGCATTAGCTAGTTTAATTATAATGATGCCTAGTTCAATTAAATTAACAACTTTAAAAGGTGCTAAAAATACATTAGTTACAGGTGGTCTATCTTATACTAATTTAGGTACAACAGGTATGTTTTCAGGAATTATTATTGGATTAGTAGCTACTGAATTGTTTATTTGGTTTTCTAAGATGAAGCATCTAAAAATTCATTTAGGAGAAAATATCCCTCCAGCAGTAGCAGCTTCTTTTAATGATTTAATTCCAGCAATTTTTACGTTAAGTATTTTTGCATTAATTTCTACTTTATTAGTTATATATGGTAATACTAACTTAATTGATTTAATTACAAACTTAATTCAAGAACCATTACGAAAATTTAATACTAGCTTACCAGGAATGTTGTTTATTTATAGTGTTGGTAATTTTCTATTTACCTTAGGAATACATCAGACTGTAATTAATGGCACATTATTAGATCCAGTCTTATTAATTAATATGAACAAGAATATGGCGGCTTATGCTGCTCATAAACATATACCATATATTTTGACTTATACATTTCGTGATGTGTTTGGTATGGTAGGTGGGACTGGCTGTACATTATGCCTTTTGATTGCTATTTTCTTATTTTCAAAAATGAAATCTAGCAAGGATATTGCAAGTTTAGCTGTTGCTCCAGGACTATTTAATATTAATGAACCGGTAATTTTTGGATATCCAATTGTATTTAATATTCCAATGATGATTCCTTTTGTGTTGATGCCGGTCGTTGGAGATTTGATTGCTTATTTCTTTACATCCATTGGTTGGATGAATCGAGTAGTTGTGATGGTTCCTTGGACGACACCTCCGTTACTTAATGCATACTTGTGTACTGCTGGTGATTGGAGAGCAGTACTAGTCCAATTACTTATTATTGTTATTGGGGTTATCTTTTATATACCGTTTATGTTTATGAGTGAAAAAGTTATGCAAAAAACGGCTCAACTACAACAATAA
- a CDS encoding DUF871 domain-containing protein, with the protein MRMLGVSVYPEQSTFAKDKEYLDLAHKYGYQRVFTSLLQLVGDDGEDILGKFKQVVNHANSLGMKVIVDINPSLFESLNIKYDDLSFFHELKVWGLRLDEGFSGLEEAQMTRNPYGLKIELNMSRGTHYLQQIMDYAPNPDNLLGCHNFYPQSYTGLSEEIFLDYSQLYRKFNIHSAAFISSHAATTGPWPVSEGLPTLESDRQRPVTSQVNHLILTNMVDDVIIGNAYASEEELKAIASAFKAPEPFLQVEFNANINGTERKIALDELQLYRGDASAYLLRSTMSRIKYKDEIIPAHDNEADFQRGDVIVVNDKYARYKGELQIALCSFPNDGRRNVIGKIAESDLALLDYIKPWSSFKLVEK; encoded by the coding sequence ATGCGGATGTTAGGCGTTTCGGTTTATCCTGAGCAATCTACTTTTGCTAAAGACAAGGAGTACTTAGATTTAGCTCATAAATATGGTTATCAACGTGTGTTCACGTCGCTATTGCAATTAGTAGGCGATGACGGTGAAGATATTCTGGGAAAATTTAAACAAGTAGTGAATCATGCCAATTCTTTAGGAATGAAAGTTATTGTTGATATTAATCCGAGTTTGTTTGAATCTTTAAACATTAAATACGATGATTTATCCTTTTTCCACGAGTTAAAAGTTTGGGGACTGCGTTTGGATGAAGGCTTTAGCGGTCTTGAGGAAGCACAAATGACTCGCAATCCTTATGGCTTGAAGATTGAACTAAATATGAGTCGTGGAACGCATTATTTACAACAAATTATGGATTATGCACCTAATCCAGACAATTTATTGGGATGTCATAACTTTTATCCACAATCTTACACAGGTTTAAGTGAAGAAATTTTTCTAGATTATTCCCAATTATATCGTAAATTTAATATTCATAGTGCTGCTTTTATTTCATCCCATGCAGCTACAACTGGTCCATGGCCAGTTAGTGAAGGGTTACCGACTCTTGAAAGTGATCGCCAACGTCCAGTGACTTCTCAAGTTAATCATTTAATTCTAACAAATATGGTTGATGATGTGATTATTGGTAATGCCTATGCTTCAGAAGAAGAACTTAAAGCAATTGCCAGTGCATTTAAAGCTCCAGAACCATTTTTGCAAGTAGAATTCAATGCCAACATAAATGGTACAGAACGTAAGATTGCTTTGGACGAACTGCAATTGTATCGAGGAGATGCTTCCGCTTATCTTTTGCGTTCCACAATGTCACGCATTAAATATAAAGACGAAATTATTCCAGCACATGATAATGAAGCTGACTTTCAGCGCGGAGATGTAATCGTAGTTAACGATAAGTATGCCCGCTATAAGGGTGAACTCCAAATTGCTTTGTGTTCTTTCCCTAATGATGGTCGACGCAATGTAATTGGTAAGATTGCTGAAAGTGATCTAGCATTATTAGACTACATTAAACCTTGGAGCAGCTTTAAATTAGTAGAAAAATAA